A genomic window from Streptomyces sp. NBC_00234 includes:
- a CDS encoding DNA-3-methyladenine glycosylase 2 family protein → MDEQTRYEAVSSRDARFDGQFFFAVATTGIYCRPSCPAVTPKRKNVRFYPTAAAAQGNGFRACRRCRPDAVPGSAEWNVRADVVGRAMRMIGDGVVDREGVPGLAGRLGYSARQVQRQLNAELGAGPVALARAQRSHTARVLLQTTDLPVTEIAFAAGFASVRQFNDTIRQIYARTPSALRAESGTGLGAGVREGTRAGIPLRLAHRGPYAARQVFDLLAAGAVARIEETTGVPGRRTYRRTLTLPYGAGIVAVDEESPGPWLEARIHLTDLRDLTTAVQRLRRLLDLDADPCAVAETLGADPLLAPLVAARPGLRSPGVADPDEFAVRTLVGREAAQELVEEYGKVLDVPCGGLTHLFPEPGVLACGAADSALRALAAALADGAVRLDAGADRDEAERALLRLPGIGPAEAALIRMRALGDPDVDPYGTPGSEAWRPWRSYAVRHLERASS, encoded by the coding sequence ATGGACGAACAGACCAGGTACGAGGCGGTGAGCAGCCGCGACGCAAGGTTCGACGGACAGTTCTTCTTCGCCGTCGCGACCACCGGCATCTACTGCCGGCCGAGCTGCCCCGCCGTCACCCCCAAACGGAAGAACGTGCGGTTCTATCCCACCGCTGCCGCGGCCCAGGGCAACGGATTCCGGGCCTGCAGACGCTGCCGCCCCGACGCCGTGCCCGGCTCCGCCGAGTGGAACGTCCGCGCCGACGTCGTCGGGCGCGCCATGCGGATGATCGGCGACGGCGTCGTGGACCGGGAGGGCGTCCCCGGGCTCGCCGGCCGGCTCGGGTACAGCGCCAGGCAGGTGCAGCGCCAGCTCAACGCCGAGCTGGGCGCCGGTCCCGTCGCGCTCGCCCGGGCCCAGCGCTCGCACACCGCGCGCGTCCTCCTCCAGACCACGGACCTGCCGGTCACCGAGATCGCCTTCGCCGCCGGCTTCGCCAGCGTGCGCCAGTTCAACGACACGATCCGGCAGATCTACGCCCGTACCCCCAGCGCCCTGCGCGCCGAGTCCGGGACCGGTCTGGGAGCAGGCGTACGGGAGGGGACCAGGGCCGGGATTCCGCTCCGGCTCGCCCACCGGGGACCGTACGCGGCCCGGCAGGTCTTCGACCTGCTCGCCGCCGGGGCGGTCGCCCGGATCGAGGAGACCACCGGGGTGCCGGGCCGCCGTACCTACCGGCGGACCCTGACGCTGCCCTACGGCGCGGGCATCGTCGCCGTCGACGAGGAGTCACCCGGGCCGTGGCTGGAGGCCCGGATCCACCTCACCGATCTGCGCGACCTGACGACCGCCGTGCAGCGGCTGCGCCGGCTGCTCGACCTGGACGCCGATCCCTGCGCCGTCGCCGAGACGCTCGGCGCCGATCCGCTGCTGGCGCCGCTGGTCGCCGCCCGCCCGGGGCTGCGCTCGCCGGGCGTCGCGGACCCGGACGAGTTCGCCGTACGGACGCTGGTGGGCCGTGAGGCCGCTCAGGAGCTGGTCGAGGAGTACGGAAAGGTCCTCGACGTGCCCTGCGGCGGGCTCACCCATCTCTTCCCCGAGCCGGGGGTGCTGGCCTGCGGGGCCGCGGACTCCGCCCTGCGGGCCCTGGCCGCCGCGCTGGCCGACGGCGCGGTGCGGCTCGACGCGGGCGCGGACCGGGACGAGGCCGAGCGGGCGCTGCTGCGGCTGCCGGGGATCGGTCCGGCGGAGGCGGCGCTGATCAGGATGCGGGCGCTGGGCGATCCCGATGTGGACCCGTACGGGACACCGGGCAGCGAGGCGTGGCGGCCGTGGCGGTCGTACGCCGTACGTCATCTGGAACGCGCGAGCTCTTAG
- a CDS encoding PPOX class F420-dependent oxidoreductase encodes MSQFSEAERAYLTSQRLGRLATVDPHGQPQANPVGFFPQPDGTILVGGYALGKTKKWRNLQANPKVALVVDDIVSLKPWTVRGIDIRGEAELLTGPHDLGPHFSEEVIRIHPKKIHSWGLDEES; translated from the coding sequence ATGAGCCAATTCAGCGAGGCCGAGCGCGCGTACCTCACCTCCCAGCGGCTGGGACGGCTGGCCACCGTCGACCCGCACGGCCAGCCCCAGGCGAACCCGGTCGGCTTCTTCCCCCAGCCCGACGGCACGATCCTCGTCGGCGGTTACGCCCTGGGGAAGACGAAGAAGTGGCGCAACCTCCAGGCCAATCCGAAAGTGGCCCTGGTCGTCGACGACATCGTCAGCCTCAAGCCGTGGACGGTCCGGGGCATCGACATCCGGGGCGAGGCCGAGCTCCTCACGGGTCCGCACGACCTCGGTCCGCACTTCAGTGAGGAGGTCATCCGCATCCACCCGAAGAAGATCCACAGCTGGGGCCTCGACGAGGAGAGCTAA